One Dreissena polymorpha isolate Duluth1 chromosome 9, UMN_Dpol_1.0, whole genome shotgun sequence genomic window carries:
- the LOC127845802 gene encoding uncharacterized protein LOC127845802: protein MLSFKIETLIKETWISVKKRAFGQEILDQTLIQLNLQHAVNLFGIRVRTSRGRCKWLHLRNTISGEFKNYTALTLRVKFYIQPQQLDVNTRKYLYRQLLQDLRDGTLKPSSQEQAIQLVTLIAQAHHGPGSERNTTADSIFETYCKMLTPETEVSEDVLQRIMGFCKKMSGLSKRQAQMKLLELASTLPLYGFERHVTGNTLGIIALLIGSSGLKIEYDRHGRTLSIPFSEMMRITQDGGKVDINTCQVGQSPRCLTVRMCDKDQANAAYRSLGEMKTFYHDDEVPASVRDMAEQSFIGKKYVFDVTATLRQIEDQAQRSHNTMRIVRDVVDSFSRGTF from the exons atgctgTCGTTTAAGATAGAAACGTTAATCAAAGAAACGTGGATTTCTGTGAAGAAGAGGGCCTTTGGGCAGGAAATACTTGACCAG ACTCTAATCCAGCTGAATCTACAACATGCTGTTAATTTGTTTGGAATAAGAGTACGCACCTCTAGAGGCCGATGCAAATGGCTCCATCTTAGAAACACGATCAGTGGAGAATTTAAGAATTATACCGCTCTGACCCTGAGAGTAAAGTTCTACATACAACCTCAGCAGCTCGATGTTAATACAAG GAAATACCTCTACAGGCAGTTGCTGCAAGACCTTCGAGATGGCACACTTAAGCCATCGTCACAGGAACAAGCTATCCAACTGGTCACTCTCATTGCGCAGGCGCACCATGGACCCGGCAGCGAAAGAAACACAACTGCTGACAGCATTTTTGAAACATATTGTAAAATGCTGACGCCTGAAACGGAAGTATCCGAAGATGTGTTACAAAGGATAATGGGGTTTTGCAAGAAAATGTCAGGACTGAGTAAACGACAGGCGCAGATGAAATTACTCGAGTTAGCATCCACTTTGCCATTGTATGGATTCGAGCGGCATGTGACTGGAAACACGTTAGGAATAATTGCATTGCTGATCGGTTCTTCAGGTCTGAAGATTGAATACGACAGGCACGGGCGCACTTTAAG CATCCCTTTTTCTGAGATGATGAGAATTACTCAAGATGGAGGCAAAGTTGATATTAACACTTGCCAGGTTGGACAATCGCCACGTTGTTTGACAGTACGCATGTGCGATAAAGATCAAGCAAACGCCGCCTACAGAAGTCTGGGGGAAATGAAGACATTTTATCATGACGACGAAGTGCCTGCAAGCGTGAGAGATATGGCAGAGCAGTCATTCATAG GAAAGAAATACGTCTTTGACGTCACCGCGACGTTACGTCAGATAGAGGACCAAGCTCAACGTTCACATAACACCATGCGAATTGTCAGGGACGTCGTAGATTCATTTTCACGGGGCACATTTTAA